In the genome of Candidatus Bathyarchaeota archaeon, one region contains:
- a CDS encoding NTP transferase domain-containing protein produces the protein MFTKYEENYSEALVLAAGEGSRLRKHARQKVLQPIAKIPLLGRILQGLKEAGIKKVHIVVGYEGHNIREAIGKTYCGLEINYITAQNWEKGNLYSFMAAKGIFQKEFILCMGDHIFDPQLVKSLMNASVEDVLVLATDKISHSHDDTKVLEKDAEILSIGKKIDSWNCIDTGFFLCSPRMFDYGAKAMEAGASELADCVRLVATNGYARVVDITGKHWVDVDTRMDVERAKNLVAKHSQKKRGPSDFIAHYINRPIENKIVYLISDSRITPNQITILSNVLAYAVTALFLFGHLLTGAILTFVVGIVDGLDGKLARTRGCSTKLGLMEHVFDLLYEFSWLIALAFFLSGSLGSTPLMIAICSITFIAFYRFCYDQFGRAMGVSLDVYGPFERAFRRVAGRRNIYNVYILIGVLLGMPFYSLIGILFHSALTAVVYAYRAAVHLHAADKVNMHAH, from the coding sequence ATGTTCACAAAGTATGAAGAAAACTACTCAGAAGCTTTAGTATTAGCAGCGGGCGAAGGAAGCAGACTGAGAAAACATGCAAGACAAAAGGTTCTCCAACCCATTGCAAAAATCCCATTACTTGGCAGAATCCTTCAGGGCTTAAAGGAAGCCGGAATAAAGAAAGTCCATATAGTTGTAGGATATGAAGGACATAATATACGAGAGGCAATCGGAAAAACCTATTGTGGACTTGAAATTAACTACATAACAGCGCAAAACTGGGAAAAAGGAAACTTATACTCTTTCATGGCGGCTAAAGGAATTTTCCAAAAGGAATTTATACTCTGCATGGGTGACCACATTTTTGATCCTCAACTTGTAAAATCTCTTATGAATGCTAGCGTTGAAGACGTTCTGGTTCTTGCTACAGATAAAATAAGCCACTCACATGACGACACAAAAGTGCTAGAGAAAGACGCGGAAATTCTCAGCATTGGAAAAAAAATAGACAGTTGGAATTGCATAGATACGGGATTTTTCCTATGCTCACCTAGAATGTTCGACTATGGTGCTAAGGCAATGGAAGCTGGGGCATCAGAACTCGCTGACTGTGTTCGACTTGTTGCCACGAATGGATATGCACGAGTGGTCGATATAACTGGCAAACACTGGGTGGATGTCGATACAAGAATGGACGTCGAACGTGCAAAAAATTTGGTTGCTAAGCATTCCCAGAAAAAGCGTGGGCCATCAGATTTTATTGCTCATTACATCAACCGACCAATAGAGAATAAAATTGTCTATCTTATTTCAGATTCTCGGATTACTCCAAATCAGATAACCATTCTCTCGAATGTGCTGGCATATGCTGTAACTGCTCTATTTCTCTTTGGTCACCTCTTAACTGGGGCGATTCTAACCTTCGTAGTAGGCATTGTAGATGGTTTAGATGGGAAGCTGGCGAGGACACGTGGTTGTTCAACCAAACTGGGTCTCATGGAACATGTGTTTGACTTGCTGTATGAGTTTTCATGGCTTATAGCGTTGGCTTTCTTTCTAAGTGGCAGCCTAGGTTCAACACCGTTAATGATTGCTATATGTTCTATAACTTTCATTGCATTCTACAGGTTTTGCTACGACCAGTTTGGAAGGGCCATGGGTGTTAGTTTGGATGTTTATGGGCCATTTGAACGTGCTTTCCGCAGAGTGGCGGGAAGAAGGAACATCTACAACGTCTACATTTTAATAGGAGTCCTTCTAGGAATGCCATTTTACTCGCTAATTGGAATCTTGTTTCACTCTGCCTTAACAGCAGTGGTCTACGCTTACAGAGCAGCAGTTCACTTACACGCAGCTGATAAAGTAAACATGCACGCACACTAA
- a CDS encoding NADH-quinone oxidoreductase subunit M, whose translation MIPHAPLLAIIIPIISAVALYVFGRRVEKYAGWLATIAASLSVFMILSMVTDLIERGSIHFTYAWIRTPSIKLTFGFWVDMISFPVGLIVAVVSALSCFYSIKYMKGKSGQRGYYANLLLFMAGMIGVILSANLLQFYFFWELMLVPSYFLIAFWGTSKKRLAIGFKYFIFTHFGSLAMLLGILSIYVFTGTFDLAELPLAAIAIPPSSILPVFVLLLIGFCVKMALFPVHTWLPDAHAEAPAPISAMLSGAMIKCGAYAIARILLSGFGQTMVQTSDVLMALGVITMIYGGLLALAQTDIKRLLAYSSISQMGYIFFGLATWLPDATLGATGGLFHVINHAICKALLFMCAGAIIHQTGTRNIKKLGGLAGKMPITCIASLIGALSLAGIPPLNGFWSEWMIFSGGISSGKILITTIAVFSTVITLGYYLWFVWRVFFGTTPKELENTKEASWLLYIPIVVLSAIAFVLGIWPDIILRLIALG comes from the coding sequence TTGATCCCCCACGCCCCCCTATTGGCGATCATTATCCCCATAATTTCAGCGGTCGCCCTTTATGTTTTTGGAAGGCGTGTCGAGAAGTATGCCGGATGGTTAGCGACGATAGCGGCCTCGCTATCCGTCTTTATGATTCTTTCAATGGTGACAGACCTCATTGAGCGAGGTTCCATACACTTTACATATGCATGGATCCGTACACCATCAATCAAGTTGACTTTCGGTTTCTGGGTTGACATGATTAGCTTTCCTGTTGGATTAATTGTTGCAGTTGTCAGTGCGCTCTCATGTTTTTACTCGATCAAGTACATGAAGGGTAAAAGTGGGCAAAGGGGCTATTACGCAAATCTATTGCTTTTCATGGCTGGCATGATCGGAGTAATACTTTCCGCGAACCTTTTGCAATTTTACTTCTTCTGGGAGTTGATGCTTGTTCCATCCTATTTCTTAATAGCTTTTTGGGGGACATCAAAAAAGAGGTTAGCCATCGGGTTCAAATACTTTATATTTACACATTTTGGATCGCTTGCTATGCTTCTTGGAATACTGTCCATCTATGTATTTACTGGCACCTTCGACCTTGCCGAATTGCCACTTGCTGCCATCGCTATCCCTCCAAGTAGCATACTTCCAGTGTTTGTTCTGTTACTGATTGGTTTTTGCGTGAAAATGGCGCTCTTTCCAGTTCATACGTGGTTGCCTGATGCCCACGCTGAAGCCCCAGCGCCAATAAGCGCGATGCTGTCAGGCGCCATGATCAAGTGTGGCGCCTACGCCATCGCAAGGATTCTTCTTTCTGGATTTGGTCAAACAATGGTACAGACATCAGATGTCTTGATGGCTCTTGGGGTTATCACAATGATTTATGGTGGACTGTTAGCCCTTGCGCAGACCGACATCAAACGGTTGCTAGCTTATTCTAGTATTAGCCAGATGGGGTACATCTTCTTCGGACTTGCGACTTGGCTGCCCGACGCAACACTGGGGGCCACTGGCGGGCTCTTTCACGTGATTAATCACGCCATTTGTAAGGCTCTTCTCTTCATGTGTGCCGGCGCGATCATACACCAAACAGGAACGCGCAACATCAAAAAGCTGGGAGGCTTAGCTGGAAAGATGCCAATAACTTGTATCGCATCATTGATAGGCGCCTTGTCCCTAGCCGGAATCCCACCGTTGAACGGTTTTTGGAGCGAGTGGATGATTTTCTCAGGGGGAATCTCCTCTGGAAAAATTCTCATAACCACAATCGCAGTATTTAGCACTGTAATTACCCTTGGATACTACCTGTGGTTCGTCTGGAGAGTGTTCTTCGGAACTACCCCTAAAGAATTAGAGAATACAAAAGAAGCGTCTTGGCTATTGTATATTCCAATAGTTGTGTTGTCGGCAATCGCTTTCGTCTTAGGGATCTGGCCTGATATCATATTAAGGCTTATAGCATTAGGCTAA
- a CDS encoding NADH-quinone oxidoreductase subunit C: protein MTEETTEENAIIREMKHLIGKNVLESEVPRPRRIFILINKKVFIKTIRYLTKKMGFSHVSTITGADVGKEIEVIYHLNRDGTIELSLKIRVAKDKPVLPTITDLIPGVTLYEREVHDILGVIFEGHPDLSPLILPDGWPSDVYPLKKEWTIKKIQKKVTKG from the coding sequence GTGACGGAAGAAACAACGGAAGAAAACGCAATCATTAGAGAAATGAAACATCTTATTGGAAAGAATGTTCTAGAAAGTGAAGTCCCTCGCCCTCGCAGAATTTTCATTCTTATTAACAAGAAAGTGTTTATAAAAACAATTCGTTATTTAACAAAAAAGATGGGGTTCTCCCACGTTTCAACAATAACAGGCGCCGATGTTGGAAAAGAAATTGAGGTTATTTATCATCTAAACCGTGACGGAACGATAGAGCTTTCGCTGAAAATTCGAGTGGCGAAGGATAAACCTGTCTTGCCAACCATTACCGATCTTATACCTGGCGTCACACTTTATGAGCGAGAAGTCCACGACATCCTGGGAGTTATTTTTGAGGGACACCCAGATTTATCTCCCCTAATTTTACCTGATGGATGGCCGTCGGACGTTTATCCGTTGAAGAAAGAATGGACAATCAAAAAAATCCAGAAGAAAGTTACGAAGGGATGA
- a CDS encoding NADH-quinone oxidoreductase subunit K, whose amino-acid sequence MIPLVYYLAGAIALYVIGMYCLASKRNMIRLVIGVEILMNAAHLTFIVFSAYRTVGYIDPLGHAIVIMSIVFAGCITGVALTIVTYAYRHYGTLDVRKLRRLRG is encoded by the coding sequence GTGATTCCGCTTGTCTACTACCTCGCAGGTGCTATCGCCCTCTACGTCATTGGCATGTATTGTCTAGCTTCAAAGCGGAACATGATCAGACTTGTCATCGGAGTTGAGATCCTAATGAACGCTGCCCACTTAACCTTCATTGTGTTTTCAGCATACAGAACTGTGGGTTACATAGACCCGCTCGGTCACGCCATTGTGATTATGTCAATAGTGTTCGCGGGTTGTATCACTGGCGTAGCCTTGACAATCGTCACTTACGCCTACAGACATTATGGCACATTAGACGTTCGAAAACTAAGGCGGTTGAGGGGTTGA
- a CDS encoding nickel-dependent hydrogenase large subunit — translation MPYPTIRIPFGPQHPYHIEPEYFMFEVDGERVIGVKPRIGYAHRGIEKATENRTFIQNLYLIERICGICSHAHTTCYTQAIEEILGAEIPPRARFIRTIIAELERIHNHYLWFGLASHEIGFDTLFMYLWRDREIVMDLLELVSGNRVHYAMNTIGGVRRDITPEIAEKIREGLDALEERMKYYKKIAMTEPTISKRTVGIGILKPKDAIALCAIGPTLRASGIKRDVRADDPYIAYDEIPFKVITYDGCDVISRLFVRCDEVFESVNIIRYAMDHLPEGKIRIRVPRRVPEGEAVSRVEAPRGELIHYVKTNGTTKPERYKIRSPTLGNIPSLCKMLVGEYIADIPAIMVGIDPCFSCTDRMTFVNVNNNKQWILSSEELRRYAIK, via the coding sequence ATGCCTTATCCAACTATCCGTATCCCATTTGGACCACAACATCCATACCATATCGAACCTGAGTATTTCATGTTTGAAGTTGACGGTGAACGTGTTATAGGTGTCAAGCCACGTATTGGTTATGCTCATCGAGGAATCGAAAAGGCAACAGAAAACCGAACATTTATTCAAAACCTCTATCTAATTGAGAGAATATGTGGAATATGCTCGCACGCCCATACAACTTGTTATACTCAAGCTATCGAAGAAATTTTGGGCGCTGAAATACCTCCTAGAGCTAGGTTCATTAGAACCATTATCGCGGAACTTGAAAGAATTCACAACCACTATCTCTGGTTTGGACTGGCCTCGCATGAAATTGGTTTTGATACGCTTTTTATGTATTTGTGGAGAGACCGAGAGATAGTTATGGACTTGTTAGAGCTGGTTTCAGGAAACAGGGTACATTATGCTATGAACACCATTGGAGGAGTACGAAGAGACATAACGCCAGAAATTGCGGAAAAGATTAGAGAAGGACTCGATGCCCTTGAAGAGAGAATGAAGTACTACAAGAAAATCGCGATGACTGAACCTACAATCTCGAAAAGGACAGTTGGAATTGGAATCCTAAAGCCAAAAGACGCCATAGCACTTTGTGCCATTGGACCAACCTTACGTGCCAGTGGAATCAAACGAGACGTCAGAGCGGATGATCCCTACATAGCCTATGATGAAATCCCGTTTAAGGTCATAACCTATGATGGATGCGATGTAATAAGCCGACTGTTTGTTCGATGCGACGAAGTATTTGAAAGCGTAAACATTATCCGTTATGCTATGGACCACCTACCAGAAGGAAAGATAAGAATCAGAGTTCCACGAAGAGTCCCCGAAGGTGAAGCTGTTTCTAGAGTTGAAGCACCACGAGGAGAACTCATTCACTATGTAAAAACAAATGGGACCACAAAGCCAGAGCGATACAAAATAAGAAGCCCAACCTTAGGAAATATTCCATCCCTCTGCAAAATGCTTGTTGGAGAATACATCGCTGATATACCAGCCATTATGGTTGGAATAGACCCGTGCTTCAGTTGCACCGACCGAATGACGTTCGTTAATGTAAATAATAATAAGCAATGGATTCTGAGCAGCGAAGAATTGAGGAGATACGCAATTAAATGA
- a CDS encoding 4Fe-4S binding protein, with amino-acid sequence MAMLRELLNHLLKRPATLKYPLEKKSPFKGFRGRPIWDMKLCTGCELCYKVCPSEAIEMIGKGLEAEFKHYLDRCLFCGQCEEGCPVNAIIMTEEYELASYDRAGMIIEFKREEKTSEKPISIE; translated from the coding sequence TTGGCGATGTTGCGAGAATTGCTCAATCATTTGCTCAAGAGACCTGCTACCTTAAAGTATCCGCTTGAAAAAAAATCTCCTTTTAAGGGCTTTAGGGGAAGACCTATCTGGGATATGAAACTGTGCACTGGGTGCGAACTTTGCTATAAAGTCTGTCCTTCTGAAGCCATTGAAATGATTGGTAAGGGGCTAGAAGCGGAATTTAAACATTATCTTGATCGATGCCTATTCTGTGGGCAATGCGAGGAGGGCTGTCCTGTAAACGCAATCATAATGACTGAGGAGTATGAGTTAGCCAGCTACGATCGAGCTGGAATGATCATAGAGTTTAAGAGAGAAGAAAAGACTAGTGAAAAACCTATCTCGATCGAGTAA
- a CDS encoding NADH-quinone oxidoreductase subunit H, translated as MIPEGITTLIEILLFPGFLFFIALAFFYEWVDRKFLAKLQNRYGPLYTGPSGLLQPFADFIKLLSKEDITPKAADKFMFSCTPLLILSFPLFALFLIPVTGLTAPINFEGDLIFLMFLFTLIAVTIFIAGWSSVNRFSTIGGVRAAFQMLGYEIPLSLVMVGPAIAARTLSISQIVGWQTHNVTWFIWLQPLGFAIFVLCLLAELEFIPFDIPEAKTEIVAGWSTEFSGRKLALIRLGKDVELVLAASLITSLFLGGPNSSLPILAIGFFLLKTTLVVVLLTTLRALFARFRVDQMIGGAWKYLLPLAILQIILVQLGLGR; from the coding sequence ATGATACCGGAAGGAATAACAACGCTCATAGAAATTCTTCTATTTCCAGGTTTTCTCTTTTTCATAGCTTTAGCCTTCTTCTACGAGTGGGTAGATAGAAAGTTCTTAGCCAAGCTTCAAAACAGATACGGTCCGCTTTACACAGGCCCTTCGGGTCTACTTCAGCCCTTCGCAGACTTCATTAAGTTGCTCTCTAAAGAAGACATCACACCAAAAGCAGCAGATAAGTTTATGTTCAGTTGCACACCACTTCTTATACTGTCTTTTCCCCTCTTTGCATTATTCCTCATCCCCGTCACTGGTTTAACCGCCCCTATTAACTTCGAGGGTGACCTAATTTTTCTGATGTTTTTATTCACTCTAATAGCAGTCACCATTTTCATCGCTGGCTGGAGTTCAGTAAACAGGTTCAGCACGATCGGGGGCGTAAGAGCGGCATTCCAGATGCTGGGATACGAGATTCCCCTTTCTCTTGTAATGGTTGGTCCAGCAATTGCAGCTAGAACTTTGTCCATCAGTCAGATTGTGGGTTGGCAGACCCATAACGTGACTTGGTTCATCTGGCTTCAACCTCTAGGCTTTGCCATATTCGTGCTTTGCCTGCTAGCAGAGCTGGAATTTATCCCGTTCGATATTCCAGAGGCAAAAACAGAGATCGTAGCCGGGTGGTCCACCGAATTTAGCGGTAGGAAGCTGGCATTGATTCGACTTGGAAAGGACGTAGAGCTCGTGCTCGCCGCGTCACTAATTACCTCGTTGTTCTTGGGCGGCCCAAACAGTTCATTGCCAATTCTGGCTATTGGGTTTTTCCTCCTAAAGACAACACTTGTAGTTGTGCTTCTGACGACCTTACGGGCGCTGTTTGCCAGATTTCGTGTTGACCAAATGATTGGTGGAGCATGGAAGTACCTGCTGCCCCTCGCTATTCTTCAAATAATACTGGTTCAGCTTGGTTTGGGACGGTGA
- a CDS encoding NADH-quinone oxidoreductase subunit B family protein → MGLLKWGRTKSPWIIHFNTGGCNACDIEVVAALTPRYDIERFGIIMRGSPRHADVLVTTGPVTRQVKDRLVRIYEQIPEPKSVIAVGSCAISGAPFADCYNVYGGIDTMIPVDVYVPGCPPKPEAIINGIVKLIEKLKAG, encoded by the coding sequence ATGGGATTATTAAAGTGGGGCAGAACTAAATCACCTTGGATCATCCATTTCAATACAGGTGGCTGCAATGCATGCGACATCGAAGTTGTAGCCGCCTTAACGCCAAGATATGACATCGAACGTTTTGGAATAATCATGCGGGGCAGTCCAAGACACGCGGATGTACTGGTTACTACGGGGCCAGTAACTAGACAGGTAAAGGATAGACTGGTTAGGATATACGAACAGATACCTGAGCCCAAATCTGTCATCGCGGTCGGCTCTTGCGCGATTAGCGGCGCCCCTTTCGCGGATTGTTACAACGTTTACGGAGGAATAGACACAATGATTCCCGTTGATGTCTATGTTCCTGGATGCCCTCCGAAACCCGAGGCCATAATCAACGGAATTGTAAAACTTATCGAGAAACTCAAGGCTGGCTAA
- a CDS encoding NADH-quinone oxidoreductase subunit J produces the protein MIVLTVLLALLTVELKDMLHAVICMGGMCTAIGALFWLLNAPYVSVFQLLVYTGAVIVLFIATVMLTARKEKPQNENKLG, from the coding sequence TTGATAGTCTTAACGGTTTTGCTGGCATTGTTGACCGTTGAACTGAAGGACATGCTTCACGCTGTCATCTGCATGGGTGGGATGTGCACCGCCATAGGAGCATTATTTTGGCTGCTAAACGCACCGTATGTCTCTGTCTTTCAGCTATTGGTTTACACAGGGGCTGTGATCGTTCTCTTCATAGCCACCGTTATGTTAACGGCGAGAAAGGAGAAGCCACAAAATGAAAATAAACTGGGTTAG
- the ndhC gene encoding NADH-quinone oxidoreductase subunit A has translation MQTDLLISLPFIFFLSIVVGLILYLVGWMIGAKGEKTEGKVAPYACGEDLLPLKLQVNAERFLIYAVYFLVFDILAFILATSLNTPGPFPAIYALIVLMAVVILLPLLRRG, from the coding sequence ATGCAGACCGATTTGTTGATTTCCTTGCCCTTCATCTTCTTCCTATCCATAGTTGTTGGGTTAATCCTCTACTTGGTGGGGTGGATGATTGGAGCAAAGGGTGAGAAGACCGAGGGTAAGGTTGCTCCTTATGCCTGCGGTGAAGATCTCCTGCCACTTAAGCTTCAGGTAAACGCTGAAAGATTCCTCATTTACGCCGTCTACTTCCTCGTCTTCGACATCCTCGCGTTCATTCTCGCCACATCGCTAAACACACCTGGTCCCTTTCCAGCTATTTATGCGCTAATCGTATTAATGGCCGTCGTCATTTTACTCCCATTATTACGGAGAGGGTGA